One region of Sulfuriroseicoccus oceanibius genomic DNA includes:
- a CDS encoding PIG-L family deacetylase yields MDQAQATGSNVTASINGGAGWSFDGSSGGSYNFGALDALDGKPVDGATVEFLFNFSDFSGSMAIGAVGGDSTAREMNVFKLEQWQNTGKFGITLPGEVDYSLQADSVFDQDLHVIFRRNDDEGTIDLFVNGAYVETHADKGDWRLDGGWGYIGSSSSSTQDVPTGRVYGVASYDAALSDQEIAALYNAYNGPAADPHAVVTPAALDFGDYDSVVGPLDLAVTIANYGATENLEISSVLVTGVDADHFSLSSYPSSVAPSGSVELMVRFNTSAAEGTVRATLQIETNGANRGSFEIPLTAFAFEPLPEKAALLVINPHPDDEGLFYGGTLAYYSQVRNLPTVMMSMTSGDSGISVSDPADRFLREDEMRNAARAYGVKYEPIFARFDDGGSSIETLETWTQFPNTGDDAADYLSPFTGNPVEYTARVIRKLRPEVLLTSDSGGDYGHLDHRHTSAAVVAAYAMAADSSVTILDDEGNPLPAWAVTKFYVHDADFDDANHLGHLFHNYWETPYDELGGATAREVTQQGLLAHQSQNIDYVTRTYYGQAYWGGQYEPGELWSMLESTVGLDTFNVGELSDDPDFDNFPDIHHGDFMENIDLSLFAGYLADTNRDGLVDGDDLTLMLGRLGQEVPIGSVASGDANSDGIVDQRDLDLLHAANPDTDNDKLPDVWELAHFSGVAAADPAADDDGDGVSVGDEYVAGLDPAVADRIEFSIGDAPRAVYFTVPAAGGTGYAGLTRRYQLLYSPDLVDWSTVVREGVADGALQSESIPEDQPHGFYKLDLIVE; encoded by the coding sequence TTGGATCAGGCGCAGGCGACTGGATCGAATGTCACGGCGTCGATCAATGGCGGGGCGGGGTGGAGCTTCGATGGGAGCAGTGGGGGGAGCTACAATTTCGGGGCGTTGGATGCGCTGGATGGGAAGCCGGTGGACGGCGCGACGGTGGAGTTTTTGTTCAACTTCTCGGACTTCAGTGGCTCGATGGCGATTGGCGCGGTGGGTGGGGACTCCACTGCTCGTGAGATGAATGTGTTCAAGCTGGAGCAGTGGCAGAACACGGGGAAATTCGGGATCACGCTGCCCGGTGAGGTGGATTATTCGTTGCAGGCGGATTCCGTGTTCGACCAGGACCTGCACGTGATTTTTCGTCGGAACGACGATGAGGGAACTATCGATTTGTTTGTCAATGGAGCTTATGTCGAGACCCATGCGGACAAGGGAGATTGGCGGCTTGATGGCGGATGGGGTTACATTGGTTCTAGTTCAAGCAGCACCCAGGATGTGCCGACCGGGCGGGTTTATGGTGTCGCATCTTATGACGCTGCACTGAGCGATCAGGAGATTGCGGCGCTTTACAATGCCTACAATGGTCCGGCAGCCGACCCGCATGCGGTGGTCACACCGGCGGCGCTTGATTTCGGGGATTATGACTCGGTGGTTGGGCCGTTGGATCTGGCGGTGACGATTGCCAACTACGGGGCGACTGAGAACTTGGAGATCAGCAGTGTGCTGGTGACAGGGGTGGATGCGGACCATTTCAGCTTGAGCAGCTATCCGTCGAGCGTGGCCCCATCGGGCAGTGTGGAGTTGATGGTTCGGTTCAACACATCGGCAGCAGAGGGCACGGTGAGGGCGACGTTGCAGATCGAGACCAATGGGGCGAACCGTGGATCGTTTGAGATTCCTCTCACGGCTTTTGCGTTCGAGCCTCTGCCGGAGAAGGCGGCATTGTTGGTGATCAACCCGCACCCGGATGACGAGGGGCTCTTCTACGGGGGGACGCTGGCTTATTACAGTCAGGTGCGCAATTTACCGACGGTGATGATGTCGATGACCAGCGGCGACTCCGGGATTTCTGTCAGCGACCCAGCGGACCGCTTTTTGCGGGAAGATGAAATGCGCAATGCGGCGAGAGCCTACGGGGTCAAATACGAGCCGATCTTTGCGCGCTTCGACGATGGAGGAAGCAGCATCGAAACCTTGGAGACGTGGACTCAGTTTCCGAATACGGGCGACGATGCCGCGGATTATTTGTCGCCGTTTACCGGTAATCCGGTGGAGTACACTGCGCGGGTGATCCGGAAGTTGCGTCCGGAGGTCTTGCTCACCAGCGACAGCGGCGGGGACTACGGGCATTTGGACCATCGGCACACTTCTGCGGCGGTGGTCGCGGCTTATGCAATGGCGGCGGATTCGAGTGTGACGATTCTGGACGACGAGGGGAATCCATTGCCGGCGTGGGCGGTGACCAAGTTCTACGTGCACGATGCGGATTTCGACGACGCGAACCATCTTGGTCATTTGTTCCACAACTATTGGGAGACGCCTTACGATGAGCTCGGCGGCGCGACCGCACGCGAGGTGACCCAGCAGGGGCTGTTGGCGCACCAGTCTCAGAATATCGATTACGTGACGCGTACTTATTACGGTCAGGCGTATTGGGGTGGTCAGTACGAGCCGGGTGAACTTTGGAGCATGCTCGAATCGACCGTCGGACTGGATACCTTCAATGTCGGCGAGCTGAGTGATGATCCGGATTTCGACAACTTTCCCGATATCCATCACGGGGACTTTATGGAAAACATCGACCTGTCGCTCTTCGCCGGTTATCTGGCCGATACCAACCGCGACGGGCTGGTCGATGGCGATGACTTGACCTTGATGCTCGGCAGGCTCGGCCAGGAGGTGCCGATTGGCTCGGTGGCGAGCGGGGATGCCAATAGCGACGGGATCGTGGACCAGCGTGATTTGGATTTGTTGCATGCGGCCAACCCGGACACCGACAATGACAAGCTGCCCGATGTGTGGGAGCTGGCACACTTCAGTGGGGTTGCCGCTGCGGATCCGGCCGCCGATGACGATGGCGACGGGGTCAGTGTGGGGGACGAATATGTGGCGGGGCTCGACCCAGCGGTGGCTGATCGGATTGAGTTTTCGATCGGTGACGCACCAAGGGCGGTCTATTTCACCGTGCCAGCGGCTGGCGGTACCGGTTATGCCGGGCTGACGAGACGCTATCAGTTGCTCTATTCGCCCGACTTGGTCGATTGGAGCACCGTCGTGCGCGAGGGCGTGGCCGATGGGGCCTTGCAAAGCGAGAGCATTCCTGAAGATCAGCCTCATGGGTTCTACAAGCTCGACTTGATTGTCGAGTGA
- a CDS encoding beta-ketoacyl synthase N-terminal-like domain-containing protein: MEFPIALWAGVGMMEAMTTTTDIGISGIGMWSALGKGWEATRESLIARRNAFVPLGESPMMTDKLEAYRELPLALLAGRGTLKRRMFGVTTALAMDVAQMALEDAGVRKGDDLSDMGVVVGSSRGNIGGWLTPLPGRRPVGILEATNSMHSEIAAAVTIEWGIRGPYHVLANGCSAGLAAVDMARMMIHFGQVRRVLVIGVDLPVSPELLEAYAATDMLSRNGVNDPYDSRSAGFLPGEAGAAMVFEAVDDACADEAQTWPRLLGCWTNSDAAHLLGVPDGGPGVRDLVDRMRNDLDGRSLRAICPHASGTEVHGRAEADALRTALVDWPAGDVLPSLHVMKPYTGHSMGASGAFDLAVLAVCGREGWLPPNLPGLCGIGASARVPEAVEAVDSGEVLVKIASGMGGQNVVVALEVPALVSTADDVQREHAGAADELVVDVASQTMDVFAAGVCVRRYPVSTARNGVGFAEGSYQTPTGNFEISEVFGADAPLDTVFQGRVPVGHVGDDAFDADADLVVARILWLAGLDEENANSKERYIYIHGTNHEELIGEPASCGCVRMRNADVAELFEMVGPGTPVRIVG; encoded by the coding sequence TTGGAATTCCCGATTGCGTTGTGGGCGGGCGTGGGGATGATGGAGGCGATGACGACAACGACTGACATTGGAATCTCTGGAATCGGGATGTGGAGTGCCCTGGGCAAGGGATGGGAGGCAACCCGTGAGTCGTTGATCGCGCGGCGCAATGCGTTCGTACCGCTCGGTGAGTCGCCGATGATGACGGATAAATTGGAGGCCTACCGTGAGTTGCCGCTCGCGTTGTTGGCCGGGCGAGGGACTTTGAAGCGCCGGATGTTCGGAGTGACCACCGCGTTGGCCATGGATGTCGCGCAGATGGCGCTGGAGGATGCCGGCGTGCGCAAGGGGGATGATTTGTCCGACATGGGCGTGGTGGTAGGCAGCAGCCGGGGGAACATAGGCGGGTGGTTGACGCCGCTGCCGGGGCGCCGACCGGTTGGGATTCTAGAGGCGACCAACTCGATGCACAGTGAGATCGCGGCGGCGGTGACGATCGAGTGGGGGATCCGCGGACCGTATCATGTGCTGGCCAATGGGTGTTCGGCCGGGTTGGCTGCGGTGGACATGGCTCGGATGATGATTCATTTCGGCCAAGTGCGACGTGTGTTGGTGATCGGTGTGGATTTGCCGGTCTCACCGGAGTTGCTCGAAGCCTATGCGGCGACGGACATGTTGTCGCGCAATGGAGTGAATGACCCGTATGATTCGCGTTCGGCCGGCTTCTTGCCTGGCGAGGCGGGGGCGGCGATGGTTTTTGAAGCGGTGGACGATGCATGTGCCGACGAGGCGCAGACGTGGCCGAGGTTGCTCGGATGTTGGACAAACTCGGATGCCGCACATCTGCTGGGCGTGCCGGATGGCGGTCCCGGTGTGAGGGATCTGGTCGACCGCATGCGCAACGACCTGGACGGAAGGTCGCTGCGTGCGATTTGTCCGCACGCCAGCGGGACGGAGGTGCATGGCCGGGCCGAAGCCGATGCCTTGCGCACTGCGCTGGTCGACTGGCCGGCGGGTGATGTGCTGCCGTCGCTCCATGTGATGAAGCCGTACACCGGGCACTCCATGGGAGCGAGTGGGGCGTTTGATCTGGCGGTGCTGGCGGTCTGCGGACGCGAAGGGTGGCTGCCGCCGAACCTTCCGGGGCTGTGTGGAATTGGTGCCAGCGCCCGTGTGCCGGAAGCGGTGGAAGCGGTCGATTCTGGTGAGGTGCTGGTGAAAATTGCCTCGGGCATGGGGGGGCAGAATGTGGTCGTGGCGCTCGAGGTGCCGGCTTTGGTTTCCACGGCGGATGACGTGCAGCGTGAGCATGCCGGTGCCGCGGATGAATTGGTGGTCGATGTGGCGTCGCAGACGATGGATGTGTTTGCCGCTGGTGTTTGTGTGCGCCGGTATCCGGTGTCGACCGCCCGCAATGGCGTGGGATTTGCCGAAGGAAGTTACCAGACGCCGACGGGGAATTTTGAGATCTCCGAAGTGTTCGGGGCGGATGCTCCATTGGATACCGTGTTCCAAGGCCGCGTGCCGGTGGGACATGTGGGCGATGACGCGTTCGACGCTGATGCCGATTTGGTGGTGGCGCGCATCCTTTGGTTGGCGGGGCTGGATGAGGAGAACGCGAACAGCAAAGAGCGCTACATTTACATTCACGGGACCAACCACGAGGAGCTGATCGGAGAACCGGCGAGCTGCGGCTGTGTGCGGATGCGTAATGCCGACGTGGCCGAGTTGTTTGAGATGGTCGGACCGGGCACGCCGGTGCGGATCGTGGGGTAG